From Channa argus isolate prfri chromosome 18, Channa argus male v1.0, whole genome shotgun sequence, the proteins below share one genomic window:
- the sec16a gene encoding protein transport protein Sec16A isoform X1, with product MQPPPWAGPPGACGPPPSGPNVFHRTRPFKHTAATATVPSATQPLTNPFALVRPPPPLAAGDLPAVPNNNPPPMQAPPNTIYSHAGEGLTPQPQTLNPPPPVAPTSSLPGVTLFNPHNTAAPGVFQASTPAGYAPSHIEQGYFNSREPSPAMATQPPPVPPPPVSSQTTFVQEFQGQPHQSGPFPPVLSNTSSSQWAPDHGSRPPSVQNYFQPTSDPQPQPFNIPPHTQMYPSHTPPPHHNTPTTLTQPRHPQVPVKAPSSQFPDPIPSQQHSCLQAQSYYSQSSAPQDSGYHQMGTGLGNSPPQPDSAGSVYGSNTGPGLSAAPDPGPYSQESGTLTLFFKDNDVENEETLAGEKNKAVNGIPTSFQQNSPQAHSGHADVPLDYHGASLQNSSHLSQRLPESPYDLVENLECVPNQEVLPSEMHSSPAATASHGVDQFETGPNLETPDSVPRPMRSASASSNYSNMSHGSGTGSRRHQGVVGTFIQQESQRLTDDANPPTATAGYFEQIDTSPAGANSAQQSSLEQMWPPTPSPPKPTGIFQASANSSFEPVRSHGVGVRPAEVDMANIVAEGCSDSTPGNLELPPDNMENIYSPGHHPPAAVGGGLPHLTHPVVLSPHSRPSSRAYGANRPCESPATTLWAHNDPTSLGTNILLAPPASTVLAPLREPSVDVIQPPEDGPLDLQPSQRVQTTSQQHSENLENPPKVSEEEHTDSQGNLGYASLLVSDSLHQPVLIAPPVSNCSVISPNIPVQALSQLSLREATPPVKSHTQEQGASTPQPPSLASNQNPLFAPASNQGPLNLTRDNTEATTSELTAPLQSQPLSPPFSRGQSLGGDSHSAFQVQTHASLVTATISNNNQPSNYELLDFSMHQSQTQIQASGHPSSLHESPQSSNGFYLQVTKDAQQGNAPVQTPSTPLLPPAPSQVAADTQPPPTKPPKTSDSQPSQQGHVDAPPVSVSGAQHSHGQYPNSPRGPATGNASTSASAYAPGPGGPLPPATSQPAPADPHRPPSSVGGQQGYGPPPPVPGQVYGSYYGNYGEYPDSRPAYPPGQYPPPFADSRAQQYYQDGPYRSHADPWYGRYDGQATAYRDQSYQYREPQPERPSSRASQYSDRPSSRQGYSEDYQRANQSAYNDYYTDYFKNYDYRAYNYGQYDPRYRGYYDQAYWSNYNETYRDSYYNPQMYPARRDGNEDQWRYYPGYDPSFDDDYRRQDGDEFDRRSIHSEQSAHSVHSSHSQHSRRSSFSSHSQQSQVYKSQPDLVSAVYDTTASTLAVDYSYGQYPKQADASQNYSQYLYPSEYTANSTWVAPEQPPPRPATPEKFTMPHRCARFGPGGHLVQVLANLPSAGQPALVDIHNMETILQDTLEQTELRTFPGPLVKEETHKVDVIKFSQNKALECSRDNSLLDRDSARLLWDFIVLLCRQNGTVVGTDIADLLLKEHRSVWLPGKSPNEANLIDFTNEPLARAEEEPGAGPLSLLSDTFMTIPENFGKETERFRELLLFGRKKDALEAAMKGGLWGHALLLASKMDNRTHARVMTRFANSLPINDPLQTVYQLMSGRMPASATCCGEEKWGDWRPHLAMVLSNLTQTLDLDTRTITTMGDTLASKGLIDAAHFCYLMAQVGLGVFTKKSTKMVLIGSNHSLPFYQFATNEAIQRTEAYEYAQSLGSQPCSLPNFQVFKLIYACRLAEAGLCAQAFQYCEVISRNVLLQPLYYSPVFISQIIQMSEKLQFFDPQLKEKPEQELFNEPEWLIHLRQLDGQIRTGVITYNMDRTTPTQFDCSTPSSDMDQPSPPEPYSMPLEVDGPTPNNPLMSSLLPGPPPQGVQLMPPAPSSILQDGMVQPQPSNNVPQFYPVPPSGPPGQTIFSGYPPQDPGLAPPPFQPQPENLDVYPGAHQQQQCSPPSQIGQMSPHMTPQVPHSPVHPPTHMPQHMPPSPGHMPHVDLQHQAPTEMHTAQPVPSSPPRGSLTPQMDFYDHMAHMGPGRRSRTTSQSSMHMATGRRSRTTSESSTHSGGRERSNSALKQTSPPPPSIPEQPRKEEAKKVKKDSPKKSGGGGGGWLNWLYRKGKNEAHLPDDKNKSIVWDEKKQRWVDLNEPEEESKPPPPPPSGFPKIAQMPSSGGSAPPMSGGPSVNMFSRKAGTKSRYVDVLNPNRTAKPSGLAPAPVDIFAPLAPMSMPANIFVPSSAPDNQQPLEGCEGGHQEQNSAENTSTAPQMFNPTLLPPAPEGPPMPDGSQSGELSRSSSMSSLSREVSQHLNQGAAPTGGVTFYNPSQFAQISAPSGGGLRSGRLGGQRQYPVLK from the exons CCAGGAGCCTGTGGCCCTCCACCTTCTGGGCCGAACGTGTTCCACAGGACCAGGCCTTTCAAGCATACAGCAGCTACTGCAACAGTCCCATCGGCTACCCAACCCTTGACAAACCCCTTTGCACTTGTTAGACCCCCTCCTCCTTTGGCTGCAGGTGATCTCCCAGCAGTACCAAACAATAACCCTCCACCCATGCAAGCCCCACCTAACACCATCTACTCTCATGCTGGTGAAGGGTTGACTCCACAACCACAGACACTGAATCCACCACCTCCTGTTGCCCCAACATCTTCTCTTCCAGGAGTGACCCTTTTCAACCCTCACAATACTGCAGCCCCTGGAGTTTTTCAAGCATCAACCCCAGCAGGATATGCACCCTCCCATATTGAACAGGGATATTTTAATTCAAGAGAACCCTCACCAGCCATGGCCACTCAGCCACCACCTGTGCCCCCACCCCCAGTCTCTAGTCAAACAACTTTTGTCCAGGAATTTCAAGGACAGCCACATCAGTCTGGACCATTCCCGCCAGTTCTTTCCAACACCTCCTCATCCCAGTGGGCTCCTGATCATGGAAGTCGCCCTCCATCTGTTCAGAACTACTTCCAGCCCACCAGTGACCCTCAACCACAGCCTTTTAATATACCTCCACACACCCAGATGTACCCCTCCCACACCCCACCACCCCACCACAACACCCCAACCACTTTAACACAACCTCGACACCCCCAGGTCCCTGTAAAAGCCCCTAGTTCTCAATTCCCAGATCCAATCCCATCCCAGCAACATAGTTGCTTACAAGCTCAGAGTTATTATAGTCAGAGTTCGGCCCCCCAGGACTCAGGCTACCACCAAATGGGGACTGGACTGGGCAATTCTCCTCCCCAGCCTGACTCTGCTGGATCTGTATATGGGTCCAACACTGGACCCGGGCTTAGTGCTGCCCCTGACCCAGGCCCATACTCACAAGAGTCTGGTACACTTACATTGTTCTTTAAAGACAATGATgtggaaaatgaagaaacactggctggagagaaaaataaagcagtgaATGGTATCCCCACATCTTTTCAGCAGAACAGCCCACAAGCCCACAGTGGGCATGCTGATGTTCCTTTGGATTATCATGGAGCTTCTCTTCAAAACAGCAGTCATTTATCACAGAGGCTCCCTGAGTCCCCGTATGACCTTGTAGAGAATTTGGAGTGTGTCCCAAACCAGGAAGTATTACCCAGTGAAATGCATAGCAGCCCTGCAGCTACTGCCTCCCATGGAGTGGACCAGTTTGAAACTGGGCCTAACTTGGAAACTCCAGATTCTGTTCCAAGACCAATGAGGTCTGCTAGTGCGTCATCCAATTATAGCAATATGAGCCATGGAAGCGGAACAGGCTCTCGTCGGCACCAAGGAGTAGTAGGTACCTTTATTCAGCAGGAAAGCCAACGTCTTACTGATGATGCTAACCCGCCTACAGCCACTGCAGGCTACTTTGAGCAGATTGACACTTCTCCAGCTGGAGCTAACAGTGCACAACAGAGCTCTTTGGAGCAGATGTGGCCTCCCACACCAAGCCCTCCCAAACCAACTGGTATCTTTCAGGCCAGTGCCAACAGTTCTTTTGAACCTGTCCGCTCACATGGGGTTGGGGTGCGTCCTGCTGAAGTTGACATGGCTAATATTGTAGCAGAAGGGTGTTCAGATTCTACACCTGGCAACTTGGAGCTGCCACCAGATAATATGGAAAACATTTATAGCCCAGGGCATCACCCGCCTGCTGCAGTTGGAGGTGGGTTACCTCATCTGACTCACCCAGTGGTTCTTTCTCCTCACTCTCGACCTTCATCCCGGGCTTATGGAGCAAATCGCCCCTGTGAGAGCCCTGCTACAACTCTGTGGGCTCATAATGATCCTACTAGCTTGGGCACTAACATCCTCCTAGCACCTCCTGCCTCTACAGTTCTTGCACCTTTACGAGAGCCTAGTGTTGATGTTATTCAACCCCCAGAGGATGGCCCATTGGACCTCCAACCCTCCCAGCGAGTCCAAACGACTTCACAGCAGCACTCAGAGAACTTAGAGAACCCACCTAAGGTGAGTGAGGAAGAGCACACTGACTCTCAAGGCAACCTGGGATATGCGTCTCTCTTAGTATCTGACTCGCTCCATCAGCCGGTCTTGATTGCCCCACCTGTGTCAAATTGCAGTGTGATTTCGCCTAATATTCCTGTGCAAGCACTCAGTCAGCTTAGCCTTAGGGAAGCAACCCCACCTGTGAAATCACATACACAGGAGCAAGGTGCTAGTACCCCCCAaccaccttcactagcttctaaTCAGAATCCCTTGTTTGCGCCTGCCTCTAACCAGGGTCCATTGAATCTGACCCGAGACAACACAGAGGCAACAACATCCGAACTCACAGCTCCACTGCAGTCTCAGCCATTGAGCCCTCCTTTTTCGAGGGGTCAGTCATTGGGTGGAGACAGCCACTCTGCCTTCCAAGTTCAAACACATGCTTCTCTTGTGACTGCTACCATCTCTAATAATAATCAGCCTTCAAATTATGAACTGCTTGATTTTTCTATGCACCAATCACAAACTCAAATCCAAGCATCTGGCCATCCTTCCTCTCTGCATGAGTCTCCACAGTCTAGTAATGGATTTTACCTACAGGTCACCAAAGATGCTCAGCAGGGAAATGCCCCTGTCCAGACCCCATCTACCCCACTTTTACCTCCAGCACCATCCCAGgtagctgcagacacacagccaCCACCAACAAAACCTCCTAAGACATCAGATTCTCAGCCCTCACAGCAGGGACATGTTGATGCTCCTCCTGTTTCGGTGAGTGGAGCACAACATTCCCATGGACAGTATCCGAATTCACCACGGGGGCCTGCTACAGGAAATGCTTCTACTTCTGCTTCTGCATACGCTCCAGGGCCTGGAGGGCCATTACCACCAGCGACTTCCCAGCCAGCTCCTGCAGACCCACATCGACCTCCCTCATCTGTGGGCGGCCAGCAAGGCTATGGGCCTCCGCCTCCAGTGCCAGGGCAGGTGTATGGAAGttattatggtaattatggagAATACCCGGATAGCAGACCAGCTTATCCTCCTGGCCAGTACCCACCTCCATTTGCGGACTCAAGAGCGCAACAATATTATCAA GATGGTCCATACAGGAGTCACGCAGATCCTTGGTATGGTAGATATGATGGGCAGGCCACAGCTTATCGCGATCAAAGCTACCAGTACAGAGAACCTCAGCCAGAACGGCCCAGCTCCAGGGCCAGTCAGTACTCTGACAGGCCCTCATCCAG GCAAGGCTATTCTGAGGATTACCAGAGGGCAAACCAAAGTGCCTATAATGACTATTATACAGATTACTTCAAGAACTATGATTATAGAG CATACAACTATGGACAGTATGACCCCCGATACAGAGGATACTATGACCAGGCTTACTGGTCTAATTACAATGAGACCTACAGAGACAGCTATTATAATCCACAAATGTATCCTGCAAG GAGAGATGGCAATGAGGACCAGTGGCGTTACTATCCTGGTTATGATCCCAGTTTTGATGATGATTATCGGAGACAGGACGGCGATGAATTTGACCGACGCAGCATCCACAGTGAGCAGTCAGCACACAGTGTCCACAGCTCTCACAGCCAACACAGTAGACGAAGCAGCTTCAGCTCACATTCACAACAG AGCCAAGTATACAAGAGCCAGCCGGACTTGGTTTCAGCAGTCTATGACACCACAGCATCAACTCTGGCAGTGGACTACTCTTACGGACAGTACCCAAAACAAGCTGATGCTTCACAGAACTATAGCCAATACCTTTATCCCTCTGAGTACACTGCAAACAGCACGTGGGTTGCTCCTGAGCAAC CCCCCCCTCGTCCTGCAACCCCGGAGAAGTTCACAATGCCCCACCGTTGTGCCCGCTTTGGACCTGGTGGTCATCTGGTCCAAGTCCTAGCCAATCTGCCTTCAGCTGGACAACCAGCCCTTGTTGATATTCACAATATGGAG accATTCTGCAGGACACCTTAGAGCAGACAGAACTACGAACCTTCCCTGGGCCTCTTGTTAA ggaggaaacccacaagGTGGATGTGATAAAATTCTCTCAGAACAAAGCGCTGGAGTGCTCTCGTGACAACAGCCTCCTAGACAGGGACTCCGCTCGCCTGCTCTGGGACTTCATTGTGCTGCTCTGTAGGCAGAATGGG ACTGTGGTAGGCACAGATATCGCCGACCTCTTGCTGAAGGAGCATCGCTCTGTTTGGCTACCTGGCAAAAGTCCCAACGAAGCCAACTTGATTGATTTTACCAATGAACCACTGGCACGAGCTGAGGAAGAGCCAGGAGCTGGGCCACTTTCCCTTCTATCTGACACCTTCATGACAATCCCAGAGAATTTTGGCAAGGAAACGGAGCGCTTCAGGGAGCTGCTTCTATTTGGCCGCAAGAAG GATGCACTGGAAGCTGCTATGAAAGGAGGTCTCTGGGGTCATGCCCTGCTTTTGGCTAGTAAGATGGACAACAGGACACATGCACGTGTCATGACAAG GTTTGCCAACAGCTTGCCCATCAATGACCCTCTGCAGACAGTGTACCAGCTCATGTCAGGGAGGATGCCAGCATCCGCTACT TGCTGTGGCGAGGAAAAGTGGGGTGATTGGCGTCCTCACCTGGCCATGGTGCTGTCTAATCTAACACAGACCCTGGACCTGGATACACGCACAATCACCACCATGGGTGACACACTGG CTTCCAAGGGGCTGATTGATGCTGCACATTTCTGCTACTTGATGGCCCAAGTTGGTCTGGGAGTTTTCACAAAGAAGAGCACCAAGATGGTTCTTATTGGCTCGAACCACAG TTTGCCCTTTTACCAATTTGCAACCAATGAGGCTATTCAGAGGACTGAGGCCTACGAATATGCCCAATCCCTGGGCTCCCAGCCCTGCTCACTGCCCAATTTCCAA GTTTTCAAGTTGATCTATGCATGCCGCTTGGCTGAAGCAGGCCTGTGTGCTCAGGCTTTCCAGTACTGTGAAGTTATTTCAAGGAATGTCCTCCTGCAGCCGTTATACTACTCTCCTGTTTTCATCAGCCAAATCATACAG ATGTCTGAAAAGCTGCAGTTCTTCGATCCGCAACTGAAGGAGAAGCCTGAGCAAGAGTTGTTCAATGAGCCTGAATGGCTGATTCACCTCAGACAGCTAGATGGACAGATCAGG acGGGGGTGATTACATATAATATGGACAGAACCACTCCAACACAGTTTGACTGTAGCACCCCCAGCTCTGATATGGACCAGCCCAGTCCACCTGAACCTTACAGCATGCCTCTAGAGGTGGATGGTCCCACCCCAAACAATCCATTAATGAGCTCGTTACTACCAGGGCCTCCTCCACAGGGAGTACAGCTGATGCCTCCAG CTCCCTCCTCCATCCTCCAAGATGGGATGGTCCAACCTCAGCCTTCAAATAATGTGCCCCAGTTCTACCCTGTTCCCCCCAGTGGACCACCAGGCCAGACTATTTTCTCAGGCTACCCTCCACAGGATCCTGGCTTAGCCCCTCCTCCCTTCCAGCCTCAACCTGAGAACTTAGACGTGTATCCAGGAGCtcatcaacagcagcagtgcagcCCACCCTCTCAAATAGGCCAGATGTCACCACATATGACCCCTCAGGTGCCACATTCACCTGTGCACCCTCCAACACATATGCCTCAGCACATGCCCCCTTCTCCTGGGCATATGCCACACGTAGATCTGCAGCACCAGGCCCCAACAGAGATGCACACTGCTCAACCAGTACCATCATCACCACCCAGAGGCTCCCTCACACCTCAGATGGACTTTTATGACCACATGGCTCACATG GGTCCTGGAAGGAGATCAAGGACTACTTCCCAATCTTCAATGCATATG GCCACGGGACGGCGCTCTCGTACCACCTCAGAGTCGTCCACTCACTCTGGTGGAAGAGAGCGCAGCAACTCTGCCCTCAAGCAGACttccccacctccaccttcaaTTCCTGAGCAGCCccgcaaagaagaagccaagaAAGTCAAGAAAGACTCCCCAAAAAAG agtgggggtggtggtggtggctggCTGAACTGGCTCTATAGGAAGGGGAAGAATGAGGCTCACTTGCcagatgacaaaaacaaatct ATTGTTTGGGATGAAAAGAAGCAGAGATGGGTTGACTTAAACGAGCCTGAAGAGGAG agTAAgccccctccaccacctcccTCTGGGTTTCCCAAGATAGCTCAGATGCCTAGCTCTGGAGGATCTGCTCCACCAATGAGTGGTGGTCCCTCTGTCAACATGTTTTCAAGGAAAGCAG gCACTAAAAGTAGATATGTAGATGTGCTAAACCCCAATAGGACTGCCAAACCAAGCGGATTAGCTCCTGCTCCAGTGGACATCTTTGCTCCTCTGGCACCAATGTCCATGCCTGCTAACATATTTGTGCCTAGTTCAG CTCCTGACAATCAGCAACCTCTAGAGGGTTGTGAAGGAGGGCATCAGGAGCAGAATTCAGCAGAAAACACCAGCACTGCTCCACAG ATGTTCAACCCAACTTTGTTACCACCTGCACCAGAGGGCCCCCCTATGCCTGATGGCTCACAGTCTGGTGAG CTCTCACGCTCTAGCTCAATGAGTTCTTTATCACGAGAAGTGAGTCAGCATTTAAACCAG GGAGCTGCACCCACAGGAGGAGTCACCTTTTATAACCCTTCACAGTTTGCACAG atAAGTGCACCTTCAGGAGGTGGACTCCGCTCGGGTCGTTTGGGCGGACAGCGTCAGTACCCAGTGCTGAAGTAA